From one Sulfuricurvum sp. IAE1 genomic stretch:
- a CDS encoding radical SAM protein codes for MKDEKLILDATKLAWHRERIEAWERGERIAPITIDMALTRACNYGCSFCYARLQENDRFDITREVIDAFLEDCAEMGVKAISLVSDGESSISPYFEHTIIRGSELGISMAAATHGYNSTRESLEKILPHLTYLRVNISAGEPARYAQIMGVKEEWFHQVCQNIRDMVDIKKRDNLDVTIGMQMVLMPQDADQVIPLAKLGKELRPDYLVIKHTSDSEDGQLGVDYSKYAELDHLLHEAESYSDDEYQVSVKWSKISSEGKRSYQRCYGPPFQIQISGSGLVAPCGMLFNERYKKFHIGNIVTTRFKDIVQSDRYWDVMNYLASPRFNAQKMCGSLCLQHKPNEFLDAYKKGMIDLRKPQGNPPQHINFI; via the coding sequence ATGAAAGACGAAAAACTCATCCTCGACGCCACGAAACTCGCCTGGCACCGCGAACGGATCGAAGCCTGGGAACGGGGAGAACGGATCGCCCCGATCACCATCGATATGGCCCTCACCCGTGCCTGCAACTACGGATGCAGTTTCTGCTACGCCCGACTGCAGGAAAATGACCGCTTCGACATCACCCGCGAAGTTATCGACGCTTTTTTGGAAGACTGCGCCGAAATGGGGGTCAAAGCGATCAGCCTCGTATCCGACGGCGAGAGCTCGATCTCTCCGTATTTCGAACACACGATCATCCGCGGATCGGAACTGGGCATTTCGATGGCCGCCGCGACCCACGGCTACAATTCGACGCGCGAAAGCCTGGAAAAGATCCTTCCCCACCTCACCTACCTGCGTGTCAACATCTCCGCGGGCGAACCTGCCCGCTACGCGCAGATCATGGGGGTCAAAGAGGAGTGGTTCCACCAGGTCTGCCAGAATATCCGCGACATGGTGGACATCAAAAAACGCGACAACCTCGACGTCACGATCGGGATGCAGATGGTGTTGATGCCGCAGGACGCCGATCAGGTGATTCCTCTCGCCAAACTGGGCAAGGAGCTGCGCCCCGATTATCTCGTCATCAAACATACCAGCGACAGCGAAGACGGCCAGCTCGGGGTCGATTATTCCAAATATGCCGAACTCGACCACCTTCTGCACGAAGCCGAGTCGTACTCGGACGACGAATACCAGGTATCGGTCAAATGGTCCAAAATCAGCTCCGAGGGGAAACGGAGCTATCAGCGCTGCTACGGCCCCCCGTTCCAGATCCAGATCTCGGGTTCCGGGCTCGTCGCCCCTTGCGGAATGTTGTTCAACGAACGGTATAAAAAGTTCCATATCGGCAACATCGTTACGACCCGGTTCAAGGATATCGTCCAAAGCGACCGCTACTGGGATGTGATGAATTATCTCGCATCACCCCGTTTCAATGCGCAGAAAATGTGCGGTTCGCTGTGTTTGCAGCACAAACCCAACGAATTCCTCGACGCCTACAAAAAAGGGATGATCGACCTGCGCAAACCCCAAGGCAACCCGCCTCAGCATATCAACTTCATCTAA
- the fliD gene encoding flagellar filament capping protein FliD, with the protein MAGTISSLGVGSGILTQDVLDQLREVDDASFVKPLETKISSASNQVKSMAQIGTWMSDLANAAYDLQTSTLYTERSATVTGSGVSVTVDPNTDIQSFSIEVTTLATKEVKESGQFASKTDLIASGTGSFNLNIDGTDYTIDYDATTTLESLKNTINTIAGDKVGASIAQLGTGDFRLFLSSKGTGSTQDITITDTSGLLNGTQLTSGATVIQNGIDASFKFNGIAVTRSSNVIDDLVTGATITLETEGETANIDITQNREAILEKLNNFVSKFNAAAGGIAKLTHSSTEESERGIFSSDSTIKEMLRNLQTMMIGQSGSSIANYGLELDKSGVLSLDEDVFNEQMDANASNVQAFFSGGTFVNPDSSTTTLTGFFNTFQTGVENYSKFNGLIDTYENALKEKKTRLEEQLEKQIDRLDRRYAMMQEQWAAYDSMISKLSQQSSYLSQLVNTMNS; encoded by the coding sequence ATGGCCGGTACAATCAGTTCGCTCGGGGTAGGATCGGGTATCCTGACGCAAGATGTTCTCGATCAGCTGCGGGAAGTCGATGATGCCAGTTTCGTCAAGCCGCTGGAAACCAAAATCAGTTCCGCTTCAAATCAGGTAAAGTCGATGGCACAAATCGGGACGTGGATGTCCGATTTGGCCAATGCGGCGTACGATCTGCAGACCTCCACACTCTATACGGAACGTAGTGCGACCGTAACGGGGAGCGGTGTCAGTGTAACCGTCGATCCCAATACCGATATCCAGTCGTTTTCGATTGAAGTGACGACGCTTGCGACGAAAGAAGTCAAGGAATCGGGTCAGTTCGCATCGAAAACGGATCTGATCGCAAGCGGAACGGGAAGTTTCAATCTCAATATCGACGGCACCGACTACACGATCGACTACGATGCCACGACTACGCTTGAAAGTCTTAAAAATACGATCAATACGATCGCCGGAGACAAAGTCGGTGCGTCCATCGCTCAGCTCGGGACAGGCGATTTCCGGTTGTTTTTGAGTTCCAAAGGAACAGGAAGTACTCAGGATATTACGATCACCGATACCAGCGGTCTTCTCAACGGGACGCAGCTCACCAGCGGCGCGACGGTGATCCAAAACGGTATCGACGCTTCGTTCAAGTTCAACGGGATCGCAGTCACGCGTTCAAGCAACGTTATCGATGATCTCGTCACAGGGGCCACGATCACTCTTGAAACAGAAGGGGAAACGGCAAACATCGATATTACGCAGAATCGTGAAGCGATTTTGGAAAAGCTCAACAATTTCGTTTCCAAGTTCAATGCGGCCGCAGGCGGAATCGCCAAGCTGACCCACAGCAGCACCGAAGAGAGCGAGCGTGGGATCTTCAGTTCCGATAGTACGATCAAAGAGATGCTGCGCAATCTGCAGACGATGATGATCGGGCAATCGGGAAGTTCAATCGCCAATTATGGATTAGAGCTTGACAAAAGCGGCGTTTTGTCCCTGGACGAAGACGTGTTTAACGAGCAGATGGATGCCAATGCATCGAACGTCCAGGCATTTTTTTCAGGCGGTACGTTCGTAAATCCCGATTCGTCGACAACCACGTTGACCGGGTTTTTCAATACATTTCAAACGGGTGTCGAGAATTATTCGAAATTCAACGGGTTGATCGATACGTATGAGAATGCATTGAAAGAGAAAAAAACGCGGTTGGAAGAACAGCTCGAAAAACAAATCGACCGCCTTGACCGCCGTTATGCGATGATGCAGGAGCAGTGGGCGGCATACGATTCAATGATCAGCAAACTGAGCCAGCAGAGTTCCTACCTGTCGCAGCTTGTCAACACGATGAACAGTTAA
- a CDS encoding 6-hydroxymethylpterin diphosphokinase MptE-like protein yields the protein MQPDTDALVRNFHDNLNFFERAHPALHQKLMALETALVKGYYAPVYELAFEQGYFEVIRTATNEPYYGRNSSIHAEEAAEAISGDKNAGIFEAHAKPLCEGDDFSDVLANHTKAVCAFARYAAEATRGLGEMVAIRKFIFIGVGLGLHLSAIHRKVRSGAYLIVEDDLELFRLSLFTTRYAELAETGDLEFSVFENGIEFDRTVSSFLNKGFFFNHTIKYHYMAQHSAEKIKWIQHAILTQRHFVFAFNNFLESTLKPLDYIRQGYPFLDISRQHSPSPFGEKPVLFVGAGPSLQKNSEWLQKNHASFLIAAASASLRPLRALGIAPDMVIHIDGFEASKHHYEGFGPEDFADTLFIGRANSYEGILPYFRKENVVLFEMGSSYYEGIGSLATPCVGSSSYLLLSRLGTRRLYVLGLDLALDQESGSTHSDSHMHNKTLDLATADRIETEASARTMLLAVRGNFAETVMTTPHFKQSLDDLYLFAPEWIGTEEKIYNLARGAYLPGSEAKEAQSVHEAAISPEERARMQEALREFLRAHSRSAFTANEKEAFDRRLAYAAEVREAIRRHAQGNEQRFDTYQAALFELLKRTIGGGSPERDDLGQVMLRYYKLVLTYVFDLFNTKGVNRQEAHVANIRILLCEHLGQIVDRYETRLRSFLDH from the coding sequence ATGCAGCCAGATACGGACGCGTTAGTACGAAATTTTCACGACAATCTGAATTTCTTTGAACGCGCCCACCCCGCGCTCCATCAAAAGCTTATGGCGCTCGAGACGGCATTGGTCAAAGGGTATTACGCACCCGTGTACGAGCTGGCCTTTGAACAGGGGTATTTCGAGGTTATCCGAACCGCAACGAACGAACCCTATTATGGCCGTAACAGTTCGATCCATGCCGAAGAAGCCGCCGAAGCGATCAGCGGTGACAAAAATGCCGGAATTTTCGAAGCGCACGCAAAGCCTCTGTGCGAAGGAGACGATTTTTCCGATGTGCTGGCCAATCATACGAAGGCGGTGTGTGCGTTTGCCCGTTATGCGGCGGAGGCAACCCGGGGGCTTGGTGAAATGGTGGCTATCCGAAAATTTATTTTCATCGGCGTAGGGCTTGGGTTGCATCTGAGTGCGATTCATCGTAAAGTCCGCTCCGGGGCATACCTGATCGTCGAAGACGATCTGGAACTGTTCCGGCTTTCGTTGTTTACCACCCGCTATGCCGAGTTGGCCGAAACGGGCGATTTGGAATTTTCGGTTTTCGAAAACGGCATCGAATTCGACCGTACCGTTTCGTCGTTTCTGAACAAAGGATTCTTTTTTAACCATACGATCAAATACCATTACATGGCGCAGCATTCTGCGGAGAAAATCAAATGGATACAGCATGCGATCCTCACTCAGCGCCATTTTGTGTTTGCGTTCAACAACTTCCTGGAGTCGACGCTCAAGCCGCTCGATTATATCCGGCAAGGGTATCCTTTTTTGGATATTTCCCGGCAACATTCCCCGTCTCCGTTCGGAGAAAAACCCGTGTTGTTCGTGGGTGCGGGGCCGTCCCTGCAAAAAAACAGCGAATGGCTGCAAAAAAACCATGCATCGTTCCTGATCGCGGCCGCTTCGGCGTCGCTTCGCCCACTCAGAGCACTGGGGATCGCTCCTGATATGGTGATACATATCGACGGCTTCGAAGCAAGCAAACACCATTACGAAGGGTTCGGGCCCGAGGATTTTGCCGATACTCTCTTCATCGGCCGGGCAAACAGTTACGAGGGCATCCTCCCCTATTTTCGGAAAGAGAACGTTGTTTTGTTTGAAATGGGGTCGTCGTACTACGAAGGGATCGGGTCTCTCGCGACCCCGTGTGTGGGCTCGAGCAGTTATCTGCTGTTGTCCCGTCTGGGTACGCGGCGGCTGTACGTTTTAGGGCTGGACCTGGCGCTGGACCAGGAGAGCGGTTCGACGCACAGCGATAGTCACATGCACAACAAAACGCTCGATCTTGCGACTGCCGATCGGATCGAAACCGAAGCATCGGCACGAACGATGCTTTTGGCGGTTCGGGGAAATTTTGCTGAAACGGTGATGACAACCCCCCACTTCAAACAGTCCCTGGACGATTTGTACCTGTTTGCCCCCGAGTGGATCGGTACGGAAGAGAAAATATACAATCTCGCAAGGGGAGCCTATCTCCCGGGGTCGGAGGCCAAAGAAGCCCAATCCGTCCATGAAGCGGCGATATCCCCGGAAGAAAGAGCGCGGATGCAAGAAGCGCTGAGAGAGTTTTTGAGAGCCCATTCGCGTTCGGCCTTCACCGCAAACGAAAAAGAGGCTTTCGACCGTCGCCTCGCGTATGCCGCCGAGGTGCGCGAAGCGATCCGTCGTCACGCACAGGGGAATGAACAGCGATTTGATACTTATCAGGCGGCGCTGTTTGAACTGCTCAAACGGACCATCGGCGGCGGAAGCCCCGAACGCGACGATTTGGGACAGGTGATGTTGCGGTATTACAAGCTTGTACTGACCTACGTGTTCGATCTGTTCAATACAAAAGGGGTGAACCGGCAGGAAGCCCATGTAGCGAATATCCGAATATTGTTGTGTGAGCATCTTGGGCAGATTGTCGATCGATACGAAACAAGATTAAGGTCTTTTCTGGACCATTAA
- a CDS encoding nucleotidyltransferase family protein: MIAVLLAAGLGTRLRPLTDRLPKCLVPVNGKALIDYWFDHLSAVGVERFILNTHYMADTVEKHVRNSPWNDSVTLLHEEELLLTGGTLLACKPYLKNEAFMVVHADNLSFCDFSAFIEAHRTRPAGCEITMMTFTTDTPQSCGIVELDERRVVSAFFEKLPDPPGNLANAAVYILEPSVVAFIETLNKERVDFSTEVLPAYVGKIFTFHNDRYHRDIGTIESYALAQIEILEL; the protein is encoded by the coding sequence ATGATCGCCGTTTTACTGGCTGCGGGGCTTGGCACCCGATTACGCCCCCTCACCGACCGCCTCCCCAAATGCCTGGTCCCTGTAAACGGAAAAGCGCTCATCGATTACTGGTTCGATCACCTCAGCGCAGTGGGAGTAGAACGCTTTATACTCAACACCCATTACATGGCTGATACCGTTGAAAAGCATGTCCGCAACTCTCCCTGGAACGATTCGGTGACCCTCCTGCATGAAGAAGAACTGCTGCTGACGGGGGGAACGCTGCTGGCGTGCAAGCCCTATCTCAAAAACGAAGCGTTCATGGTCGTTCATGCCGACAACCTGAGTTTCTGCGACTTTTCAGCCTTTATCGAAGCCCATCGCACCCGCCCGGCGGGATGTGAAATCACGATGATGACGTTTACTACCGACACACCCCAAAGCTGCGGGATCGTCGAACTCGACGAGCGCCGCGTCGTCAGTGCTTTTTTCGAAAAGCTCCCCGATCCTCCGGGTAACCTCGCCAATGCGGCGGTGTATATCCTCGAACCATCAGTCGTCGCTTTCATCGAAACACTCAACAAAGAACGGGTAGACTTCAGCACCGAAGTACTCCCCGCTTACGTCGGAAAAATTTTTACGTTTCACAACGACCGCTATCACAGGGATATCGGAACGATCGAGAGCTACGCACTCGCACAGATCGAAATTCTCGAATTGTAA
- a CDS encoding transketolase — translation MKNLDSDHIRKRTIALSCRSKAGHLAPSLSCVEILSVLFRDFLSYDTSDPHSPSRDRLIFSKGHGAYAYYVILNELGFLPDFELERFYGPGASIKGCLTRNPEYMIEASTGSLGHGLPIAVGIAKAFKLQGVNNKVVCIVGDGEMQEGSNFEALALAYRMKLDNLLIIVDANGLQAMDRVEDVGLDNPRLAKVLSSYTDHFHNLDGHDEASLRQAFEPFFRAEGEGMFSVVFANTIKGRGISFIENSITHHFRCPTEDGYVLEDDHA, via the coding sequence ATGAAAAATCTCGACTCTGACCACATCCGCAAACGAACCATCGCCCTCTCGTGCCGATCCAAAGCGGGACACCTCGCCCCCTCGCTCTCGTGCGTCGAAATCCTGAGCGTATTGTTCCGCGATTTTCTCTCCTACGACACTTCCGATCCCCATAGCCCATCGCGCGACCGGCTGATCTTCAGCAAAGGGCACGGAGCGTACGCCTATTACGTCATCCTCAACGAACTGGGGTTCCTCCCCGATTTCGAGTTAGAGCGGTTCTACGGACCCGGGGCCTCCATCAAAGGATGCCTTACGCGCAATCCCGAATACATGATCGAAGCCTCGACGGGGTCATTGGGGCACGGTCTCCCGATTGCCGTCGGAATCGCCAAGGCGTTCAAACTGCAAGGGGTAAACAACAAAGTCGTCTGTATCGTCGGAGACGGCGAGATGCAGGAGGGGAGCAATTTCGAAGCGCTTGCCCTGGCATACCGGATGAAACTGGACAACCTGCTCATCATCGTCGACGCCAACGGTCTTCAGGCGATGGACAGGGTCGAAGACGTCGGGCTTGACAACCCCCGTCTGGCGAAGGTTCTTTCGTCATATACCGATCATTTCCACAATCTTGACGGTCACGACGAAGCGTCACTCCGACAGGCCTTCGAACCCTTTTTCCGCGCAGAAGGCGAAGGGATGTTCTCCGTCGTCTTCGCCAACACGATCAAAGGCAGGGGGATCAGTTTCATCGAAAACTCGATTACCCACCACTTCCGCTGCCCGACCGAAGACGGATACGTTCTGGAGGACGACCATGCGTGA
- a CDS encoding SDR family oxidoreductase — MGTAIVTGSSSGIGKACAQMLLEEGYRVIGISRTRGDIEHPLFTHLACDLGDFTSVEALKTPLAHYDDLNLLVNAAGFGRFEPHEEITPSVIRDMVAVNLTAPMLLSRFTLRLLKRNRGTIVNITSIEATRHAKFSALYTATKTGLRSFGHTLFEELRPSGVAVLTINPDMTDTPFFDTLRFGVGDEDDMKLFASDIAGTLKNALSLRAGVSVTEITVRPRRFGISKKTR; from the coding sequence ATGGGTACGGCGATCGTCACGGGAAGCAGCTCGGGAATCGGAAAAGCATGCGCGCAAATGCTGCTGGAAGAGGGGTACCGCGTCATCGGCATCAGCCGAACCAGAGGCGACATCGAACATCCCCTGTTCACGCATCTAGCGTGCGATCTGGGTGATTTTACCTCTGTCGAAGCACTCAAAACTCCGCTGGCGCACTATGACGACCTGAATCTTCTGGTCAATGCCGCTGGATTCGGACGGTTCGAACCCCACGAGGAGATAACCCCCTCCGTGATCCGTGACATGGTAGCGGTCAATCTCACCGCCCCGATGCTGCTCTCCCGCTTCACTTTGCGTCTCCTCAAGCGCAACCGCGGCACAATCGTCAACATTACCAGTATCGAAGCAACCCGACATGCCAAATTTTCCGCCCTCTATACCGCGACCAAAACGGGCCTTAGATCGTTTGGGCACACCCTCTTTGAAGAGCTGCGCCCTTCGGGGGTTGCGGTTTTGACGATCAATCCCGACATGACCGATACGCCGTTTTTCGATACGCTCCGCTTCGGGGTCGGTGACGAAGACGACATGAAACTCTTCGCTTCCGATATCGCCGGAACCCTCAAAAATGCCCTGTCATTGCGCGCAGGGGTCAGCGTCACCGAGATCACGGTACGCCCGCGACGTTTCGGCATCTCTAAAAAAACCCGTTGA
- a CDS encoding radical SAM protein encodes MRILLITYDNESLIQWFPQGVAYITATLLKHGHEVDIYEQDIHHYPEEHLTQTLDNEHYDMVGLSFIGGYYEYRKAIKISEAINASRQRPFYVIGGFGPSPDPAYFLKKLLADVVVMGEGENTVIDLIAHLEQKKSLSGVLGIAYREGNKCTINPGRPLIEDVDSIPMPAYHKFNIEHYRLLRMPNCSKTDFIMPVLSGRGCTFTCNFCYRMDKGFRGRSNEAIIEEIRYLQKNYRISYIAFSDELLMSSKQRTISLCEDMIKADLKIKWDCNGRLNYATPEILKLMKRAGCVFINYGIESFDDEALKNMNKALTTKQIVKGIEATLAEGISPGFNIIFGNIGETREILMKGVDFLLKYDDGAQLRTIRPVTPYPGSPLYDYAIRHGLLKDIEDFYEHKHTNSDLLSVNFTDMSDDEFYAALLEANRILLDNYHAKKEAAMRQQLEDLYLRKDATFRGFRQT; translated from the coding sequence TTGAGAATTTTATTGATTACGTACGACAACGAATCGCTGATCCAGTGGTTTCCGCAAGGGGTGGCCTACATCACCGCCACGCTCCTGAAACACGGGCATGAAGTCGATATTTACGAACAGGATATTCACCACTACCCCGAAGAGCATCTGACGCAAACGCTCGACAACGAGCATTACGATATGGTCGGGCTCAGCTTTATCGGAGGGTATTACGAATATCGCAAAGCGATCAAAATTTCCGAAGCGATCAACGCCTCCCGGCAACGCCCGTTTTACGTGATCGGAGGGTTCGGCCCAAGCCCGGATCCGGCGTATTTTCTTAAAAAGCTGCTTGCGGACGTCGTCGTAATGGGAGAAGGGGAAAATACGGTCATCGACCTGATCGCCCATCTGGAACAAAAAAAATCTCTTTCCGGCGTGCTCGGGATCGCCTACCGTGAAGGGAATAAGTGCACGATCAATCCGGGCCGGCCGTTGATCGAGGACGTCGATTCGATCCCGATGCCGGCCTATCACAAATTCAATATCGAGCATTACCGTCTGCTGCGGATGCCCAATTGTTCCAAAACGGATTTCATCATGCCCGTTCTTTCGGGACGCGGATGTACCTTTACCTGCAATTTCTGTTACCGGATGGACAAGGGATTCCGGGGACGAAGCAATGAAGCGATTATCGAAGAGATACGGTATCTTCAGAAAAACTACCGCATCAGTTACATCGCTTTTTCCGACGAGTTGCTGATGTCGTCCAAGCAACGGACGATCAGTCTGTGCGAGGATATGATTAAAGCCGACCTGAAAATAAAATGGGACTGTAACGGGCGGCTCAATTACGCTACCCCCGAAATTCTCAAACTGATGAAGCGCGCGGGATGCGTTTTTATCAACTACGGGATTGAATCGTTCGACGACGAGGCGCTTAAGAACATGAACAAAGCCCTCACCACCAAACAGATCGTCAAGGGGATCGAAGCGACGCTTGCCGAGGGGATCAGCCCCGGGTTCAACATCATTTTCGGGAATATCGGGGAAACGCGCGAGATTCTGATGAAGGGGGTTGACTTTCTTCTCAAATACGATGACGGTGCACAGCTTCGGACCATCCGCCCCGTTACCCCCTATCCCGGGTCACCGCTGTATGATTACGCGATTCGCCACGGCTTGCTCAAGGACATCGAGGATTTTTATGAGCACAAGCATACCAATTCGGATCTCTTGTCAGTCAATTTCACCGATATGAGCGACGACGAGTTTTATGCGGCGCTGCTGGAGGCCAACCGTATCTTGCTGGACAACTATCACGCCAAAAAAGAAGCGGCAATGCGGCAACAGCTTGAAGACCTCTATTTGCGCAAAGACGCCACTTTCCGGGGATTCCGTCAGACGTAG
- a CDS encoding transketolase has product MREIATKKEVMAELYRSFHSDPTMVLLAGDMGFAVLDDFLLNHPERAFNIGICEQATVSMAMGLYLAGMRPIVYSQIPFLVMRAYEQIRYDLNEHAARVILVGVGADNYFEKLGRSHCMDDDDLAMMRIFKNLLILEPSKTTLEADIAKALSYEGPVYLRCQ; this is encoded by the coding sequence ATGCGTGAGATTGCAACCAAAAAAGAGGTGATGGCGGAACTCTACCGTTCGTTTCATTCCGACCCGACCATGGTGCTGCTGGCGGGGGACATGGGGTTTGCGGTTCTTGATGACTTCCTGCTCAACCATCCCGAACGGGCGTTTAACATCGGGATCTGCGAGCAGGCGACGGTGAGTATGGCGATGGGACTCTACCTGGCGGGGATGCGGCCGATCGTCTATTCGCAGATTCCGTTTCTCGTAATGCGGGCCTACGAACAGATCCGCTACGACCTCAACGAACACGCCGCACGGGTCATCCTTGTGGGAGTCGGAGCCGACAACTATTTCGAAAAACTCGGAAGAAGCCACTGCATGGACGATGACGATCTTGCCATGATGCGTATTTTCAAAAACCTGCTGATCCTCGAGCCTTCAAAAACAACCCTCGAGGCCGATATAGCCAAAGCATTATCCTACGAAGGGCCGGTCTATCTACGATGCCAGTAA
- a CDS encoding PfkB family carbohydrate kinase produces MQTQEHIDAIRTVAGKRKIAFVYGNFNILHPGHLRLLKFAKDNGNFLVVGINNRHSSDTLLDADIRLEAVQHSMYVDYALIIESDVLDFIRSLRPDIMVKGSEHKTLSNPEKEVLSEYGGKLIFSSGDIGFSSMQLLRSEFENFDAASIDKPDSFMKRHRIKPLTIRSYLQKFRDLRVVVIGDTIVDEYITCDPIGMSQEDPTIVVTPISSDKFIGGAAIVASHAAGLGAKVRFYSVLGDDLYYGFVEEKLRDYGVECKLFGDTSRPTTLKQRFRAHNKTLLRVNHLKQHHIDIELQDKICREIESAIDETDLIVFSDFSYGCLPQRLIDKITGMGLKKGIMMVADSQSSSQIGDISKFRHMRLVTPTEKEARLALNDFESGLIVLAEKLRKQSDISNVFITLGSEGVLIHADKNKKWVTDQIPALNRSPKDVAGAGDSLLISASMAIAVGASVMEGAYIGSIAAACQVGRVGNIPLNLVELEQEIAE; encoded by the coding sequence ATGCAGACCCAGGAGCATATCGACGCGATCCGAACAGTGGCCGGAAAACGAAAAATCGCTTTTGTCTACGGTAACTTCAATATTCTCCACCCGGGTCACCTGCGGCTGCTCAAATTTGCCAAAGACAACGGAAATTTCCTCGTCGTCGGGATCAACAACCGCCACTCCAGCGATACGCTCCTCGATGCCGACATCCGCCTTGAAGCCGTACAGCACTCGATGTACGTCGATTACGCCCTGATCATCGAAAGCGACGTACTCGATTTCATCCGCTCCCTGCGCCCCGACATCATGGTAAAAGGGAGCGAGCACAAAACCCTCAGCAACCCCGAAAAAGAGGTCCTTTCCGAATACGGCGGAAAGCTGATCTTCAGTTCCGGGGATATCGGTTTTTCCTCGATGCAGCTGTTACGCAGCGAGTTCGAAAATTTCGACGCCGCATCGATCGACAAACCCGATAGCTTTATGAAACGCCACCGGATCAAACCGCTCACGATCCGTTCCTATCTCCAGAAATTCCGGGATCTGCGGGTTGTCGTCATCGGCGATACCATCGTAGACGAATACATCACGTGCGATCCGATCGGAATGAGCCAGGAGGACCCTACCATCGTCGTCACGCCGATCTCGTCTGATAAATTCATCGGAGGAGCCGCCATTGTCGCTTCCCACGCGGCAGGACTGGGAGCGAAAGTACGGTTTTATTCGGTACTCGGCGACGACCTGTATTACGGTTTCGTCGAGGAAAAACTCCGCGACTACGGCGTCGAATGCAAACTTTTCGGCGACACCAGCCGTCCGACTACCCTCAAGCAGCGTTTTCGGGCCCACAATAAAACGCTCCTGAGGGTCAATCACCTCAAACAGCACCATATCGACATCGAACTACAGGATAAAATCTGCCGCGAAATCGAAAGCGCTATCGACGAAACGGACCTCATCGTTTTTTCCGATTTCAGCTACGGGTGCCTGCCGCAGCGCCTCATCGATAAAATCACCGGCATGGGACTCAAAAAAGGGATCATGATGGTCGCCGACAGCCAGTCTTCCTCCCAAATCGGGGACATCTCGAAGTTTCGCCATATGCGCCTCGTCACCCCCACCGAAAAAGAGGCTCGACTGGCGTTGAACGATTTTGAATCCGGACTCATCGTCCTGGCCGAAAAATTGCGCAAACAAAGCGACATCTCCAATGTTTTCATCACGCTGGGTTCCGAAGGGGTTCTGATCCACGCCGACAAAAACAAAAAATGGGTCACCGACCAGATCCCCGCACTCAACCGCTCCCCCAAAGACGTCGCCGGGGCGGGGGATTCACTCCTCATTTCGGCCTCGATGGCGATCGCCGTCGGGGCAAGCGTCATGGAAGGGGCCTATATCGGATCGATCGCCGCCGCATGCCAGGTCGGCCGCGTCGGCAATATCCCTCTTAATCTCGTCGAACTGGAACAGGAGATCGCCGAATGA